A genomic window from Vicinamibacterales bacterium includes:
- a CDS encoding FkbM family methyltransferase: MPRGRYRLLDLLAPSRGRVIARLAGDLGGARFEADLGDALSREVCFTGIYEPPIARVFQRHVPRGGTVVDAGANWGYFTLIAAAAAGGAGRVIALEPDPRHFAALERNLSLNGFTQVRAMRAAAASGDGTLMFAGYDDGEANRGVSRLVPRADAAAANQFAVRATTVDAVTGTASTVDLVKIDVEGAEDLVLQGMQAGLASRRYRAVLLELHPSLLRERGVDPESCLRRLQQAGYRGWSIDPSPAAYRAAIDPAVPVESLLRPLDDWRRSPWPHLLWLC; the protein is encoded by the coding sequence GTGCCCCGCGGGCGGTACCGCCTCCTCGACCTGCTGGCGCCCTCGCGCGGCCGGGTGATCGCGAGGCTCGCCGGCGATCTCGGCGGCGCAAGGTTCGAGGCGGACCTCGGCGACGCGCTGTCGCGCGAAGTGTGCTTCACCGGCATCTACGAGCCGCCGATCGCGCGTGTGTTCCAGCGCCACGTCCCCCGCGGCGGCACGGTGGTCGACGCCGGAGCGAATTGGGGCTACTTCACGCTGATTGCGGCCGCCGCCGCGGGTGGCGCCGGCCGGGTCATCGCGCTCGAGCCGGACCCGCGCCACTTCGCAGCGCTCGAGCGCAACCTGTCGCTGAACGGCTTTACGCAGGTCCGCGCGATGCGCGCTGCCGCCGCGTCAGGCGACGGGACGCTGATGTTTGCCGGCTACGACGACGGGGAGGCGAATCGCGGCGTCTCGCGGCTGGTGCCCAGGGCGGACGCCGCGGCGGCCAATCAGTTCGCAGTCCGGGCGACGACCGTCGATGCCGTGACCGGGACGGCTTCCACGGTGGATCTCGTGAAGATCGACGTCGAAGGGGCGGAAGATCTGGTGCTGCAGGGAATGCAGGCGGGGCTCGCATCCCGCCGCTACCGCGCCGTGCTCCTGGAACTGCATCCGTCTCTGCTCCGCGAGCGCGGCGTCGATCCGGAATCCTGCCTGCGGCGCCTGCAGCAAGCCGGATACCGCGGCTGGTCGATCGATCCGTCTCCGGCGGCCTATCGCGCGGCGATCGATCCCGCCGTGCCGGTCGAATCGCTGCTGCGGCCGCTCGACGACTGGCGGCGGTCGCCGTGGCCGCATTTGCTGTGGCTCTGTTAG